A window of Schistocerca cancellata isolate TAMUIC-IGC-003103 chromosome 1, iqSchCanc2.1, whole genome shotgun sequence genomic DNA:
cgatcagaatagcaataattagcataacaaagtaagacaaaataaagatgatgttctttacaggaaatgctcaatatgtccaccaacattcctcaacaatagctgtagtcgaggaataatgttgtgaacagcactgtaaagcatgtccggagttatgggagGTATTGGCATCGAATTTTGTCTTTCACTATCcttagagatgttggtcgatcacgatacacttgcgacttcgggtaaccccaaagccaataatcgcacggactgaggtctggggacctgggaggccaagcatgacgaaagtggcggctgagcacacgatcatcaccaaacgacgtgcgcaagagatctttcacgcgtctagcaatatggggtggagcgccatcctgcataaacatcgtacgttccagcaggtgtttatcagccaggctggagatgatgcgattctgtaacatataggcgtatctctcacccgtcacgcagttacaaaaccagagtcACGTATTTCCTCGAAGATAaacggcccgataacggtagatgtggtaaatccaactcatactgtgactttctcgtcgtgcaatggagtttccacgacagatctagaattttcggtagcccaaattctgcagttgtgggcgttgacagaccctcggagcgtgaaatgagcttcgtcggtccacaacacgttactcaaccaattgtcatcttccgccatcttttgaaacgcccacaccgcaaatgccctccgcttcactgaatcgcaaggtaacagttcatgatgccgatgcgttttgtacggatagcatcggagggtacgcctcagtgccaaccaaacagtagtgtatggaatgccggtgcgactgcacgagcgctgacttccccgtgcatagacgaacccgctacagtctccatttcttcctgaactgtctcagcagcattacgccttgtgctcggtcggccactacggggtctatcgtgtaaacaacccgtggcttcgaacttcgaaatcattctcgtcacaacggacctttacccgttcgaatccccttcctatggaaacaggatcgtaacgctgaactagcacattcctcattctgataatacagcttcactaaaagcgccttttcaagtGACGTCAACATGCTGTGCCTGctcgcgcatctgattctctctctcattacagctccttttatacacaattgtcatgcgcagtccctggcgttttggccggccggtgtggtcgtgcggttctaggcgcttcagtctggagccgcgcgaccgctacggtcgctggttagaatcctgacacgggcatggctgtgtctgatgtccttaggttagttaggtttaagtagttctaggggactaatgaccacagatgttaagtcccatactgctcagagcatttgaaccattttaaccactgacgttttgctgtccagcgccatctgtaggacattctgtgaacttttttggatctaataaaaccccatgtcattccaagcatgtgtgtcacttttacctctctatctacattattccgtggtttattaagttttcaaatttatgctgactttttgatcacctggtacatattTATTATGTTTCCACAATTATTTGCATCTATTAGTGCAACTCAAACATGATTATTGTACAAAAAGTTATAGATGTAAAGAGAAAAACTAATCAAATGTGTAATATGTAAATCTCTATTTACAGCTGGAGCACTGGATAAAGCAGATCATGAGGGTGTCAGCATTTCAAAGCGACACGCCCTCTACGGCTTAGGGCTGGCTGATTCTGCCGCCCAGGCGCAGGCCCAGGCCCAGGCCGCTGGGCTCGGGGGTGGATACTACGGTGGGGGTGGAGCTGCACTGAGCcaggcacaggcacaggcacaggctGCTGGGCTGGGTAGTGGCTACCACGGCATCTGGAAGAGACACGCCCTCTATGGCTTGGGGTTGGCTGATTCTGCTGCCCAGGCACAGGCCCAGGCACAGGCCGCTGGGCTTGGGGGTGGATACTACGGTGGGGGTGGAGCTGCACTGAGCCAGGCACAGGCACAGGCGCAGGCTGCTGGGCTGGGTGGTGGCTACCACGGCATCTGGAAGAGACACGCCCTCTACGGCTTGGGGCTGGGTGAGTCTGCTGCCCAGGCACAGGCCCAGGCTCAGGCTGCCGGGCTCGGGGGTGGATACTATGGTGGGGGTGGGGCTGCACTAAGCCAAGCACAGGCACAAGCGCAGGCTGCTGGGCTGGGCAGCGGCTACCACGGCATCTGGAAGCGACACGCCCTCTACGGCTTGGGGTTGGCTGATTCTGCTGCCCAGGCACAGGCCCAGGCACAGGCCGCTGGGCTCGGGGGTGGATACTACGGTGGGGGTGGAGCTGCACTGAGCcaggcacaggcacaggcacaggctGCTGGGCTGGGTGGTGGCTACCACGGCATCTGGAAGAGACATGCCCTCTACGGCTTGGGGCTGGGTGAGTCTGCTGCCCAGGCACAGGCCCAGGCTCAGGCTGCTGGGCTTGGGGGTGGATACTACGGTGGGGGCGGAGCTGCACTCAGCCAGGCACAGGCACAGGCGCAGGCCGCTGGGCTGGGTGGTGGCTACCATGGCATCTGGAAGCGACACACCCCCTAAGGTTTTGGGCTAGCCGACTCCATCACCTAGGCACAGGTCCAGCCGCTGGCTGCCATGTGGGTGGTGGATACTGCAGTGTGGGTGGCGCCACCTCCAGCCTGGCTCAGGTTGCCATCGTGAGACTCGACTGGTTGTGGCTGGCGTACTGTTCCATCACTGGCTCCTAACTTTGGGAGGCAAAATACTTGAAATAAAAGAGAATGCACTGCTACATCTGTCTTCCTTATTTCACTGACTCCTATATGTCTCAGCACCTGACACTGTTAAGTGAACAGCAACAATTTAACTGCCATTTTATATGCAAGATTTATACTCCTCTCTGTGCATTGAACAGGTAGGTGATGAGAATGCTAACCAAGTGCCATCTAAGTCACGTACATTTAATTTATggtgatcttcttcttcttctatcactataGTGGTGTATTGTTCAAGGAATGCTGTAGGGTACAGGAACTAGGCAACATTTACATATTGAGGAAATGCATGATACTCTACTACTTAAAGTAACACACTGCTTATGGAATTTGGCTTATGTTCTGAAAAGTTAATTTTCTTGgctgcattattcacatgcatGGATTAGAATCTTTCTCACAGCCATATCACTTAAGTCTAGCAACTCATTCCTCAAGAGCGAATGATATTTGGTCTGTCATGATAGCCACTTATTTCAGCTTCAGACATCACAGTTTGCAATCAGTATACCTAGCACAACACAGAATTttcacaattaatcatcagtttacaGTGCAATACGTATTCGCAAAGTCGACACACCATGAATGAAACTCACTCCACACCTAATACACTAACAGAACAAGAAAAtctaaacaccaaaaaataattaatgtagagtaatgaaatttcgacgaTATCTTttcctaggtaacatacttaaatgAGTAACACTGCAAGTTGACAGTTTAATGTAAGTGGGAGAAAAGCCATTGTAAATGCAAAATGTTGATACATTAATCACAGGTGTCACCgtcagaattttgaatgcaagctggcaaaagtgagtcaTTTTGTTGTATAGgtatcggatgtcagtttgtgggatggagttccatgtccgtTTCGCTTTCTCAGTCAATACAGAGACAGTTAATCCTGTTTATAGATGATGCTGGTGTTCCGTTCCGAAGATGtcgatatgtgctcgactggagacagacctggtgattgagcaggtcaagccaacatgtcgatactctgtacagCATGACAGGTTACAACAGTCacgtgtgggcaagcgttatcctgttcaaaaacaccctctggaatgatgttcaagaacggcagcacaacaggttgaaacaccagactgaagtacaaatttgcaaTAAGGATgcatgggataatcacgagagggTAGGAAATCGTACTCCAGATCATAGCTCCAGGAGTAGGTACAATGTTtctagcatgcagacaagttggttTCAGGCCCTTAGCTCGCCTCATAACCAAGAAACAGCCACCACTGTCATCGAGGCtgtaccagctttcatcacaaaacgcaAGAGACCTTCATCATGCCTCCAAATGGGCTCTCGATTGACactgctgaagtcacaaatggagATGGTTTggcgtcagatggttcaaatggcactgagcactatggaacttaacatccgaggacatcagtcccctagaacttagaactgcttaaacctaactaacctaaggacatcacacacatccatgcccgaggcaggattcgaacctgcgaccgtagctgtcacgcagttccagactgaagcgccacaccggccggcgtttggcGTCATGGGAATGCTCAGTACATGGCGTATGGTTCGTGGcatcgttgaagtaaccgatttgtaacgggtTGTTATGTCATTGTATTTCCAAGTGTTGCTGAAAtttttgctgcagatgcagtacgatgcaccagttCCATACGCTGGTCGCGATTgtcttccctctcgctagtgcCTTGTGGCCATTTGGAGTCCAGTCTTCTTGTCAAAGTACATTCCCgggatcaccgctgccagcataaTGTCCAGTGACTACAATCCTGCCaatttttttctgcagtatcgcagaatgaACGTCCaactcctcgtagccctattacatgatctcgtccaaactcagtgggatgataatggcatctttgtagccataaaggcattcttgaataatgtgaactcaccacgtccagtcacaaagttaactaacgctcacgaccgttacagcctgtatttaaagcaaacttggtttgcatcctcacagtggcgctactagcgccactattaTGCGGCtagtgcgaaatctgaatagacatcatctttcagatgcagaaacacgcctgaaaactttcgttaatgtcgcacaactccttcttggtgttgtgatttttattCGTCAGTGTATTTAATGTATAATTTCTAGAGCTGAACAGTTCGGCAGGTTATGAATAAAAACACTTAAAGAAAAGAACCAAATATTCTTCAGTTATAAACATACTGACAGAAACGGAAAGTCTTACACCGTGAACACCTTGTTCAGAGAATGTGCATGTGCAACGTTTCACTATATTTCGGACTTCGACATAGCTCGAATATGGGGAAAACATACCAAGAGATCACAGAGGCATTTGTCTGTATTGCAACGAGTGTTCAGCAAGTCGTGAAGTGATGGGTTCAAGACAACAGTTTGGTAAGAACTGTAAGTATGGATCTTGAGTGAAAAAGGCAGAATCCTAGGGAGACAAGGGAATCAAATAATTTTACcacaacaaagaaaattaaagaggggACTCATCCAATAAAAATTAATCTATGTATCAGTGGGCCTGGAATTTATAAAATTCCTTGTGTATGCGATCGCATTTACTTTGGTCAGTCTAGACGTCCTGCATCAGAATAATGCACAGCGAACCATCGCTAACTTCAAGAACGCGACACTGACATGTCTGATGTTGCCGAACACAGCCTCATAAACAAACATATGATTAAGTatcatgaaatgaaaattttgtccGTCACATCTACCTGACACCAAAGAAAGCGTTGAGATCAGAATGTGCAAGATTAACTTTCACCAGGCCAGCAGCTATATCCTGAGTCTTGTATGCAAACGAGCAGTTGATGCTGAAAGACTACGAAGAAATAAGCTGGGTTATTCACCACGAATTCCTTTGTTTTACCTGGCAATATTAGGGTCTTCTGGTCCTCTGTTACCTAACCCGACTTCTTCAGGGAGTATATACTAAATTTTTATGGTACCTCAGCAATATATATTTATACTGACGATGATATTATCGTTGATAATAATAACGGTCgtcgtgtgatgagggcctcccgtcaggtagaccgttcgctcggtgcaagtcttccgatttgatgcCGCTTCGCTGACCTGCAcgccaatggggatgaaatgatgatgattaggacaacacagcacacactccctgagcggaga
This region includes:
- the LOC126122987 gene encoding uncharacterized protein LOC126122987; this encodes MRSIVLLLATVAAVHAGALDKADHEGVSISKRHALYGLGLADSAAQAQAQAQAAGLGGGYYGGGGAALSQAQAQAQAAGLGSGYHGIWKRHALYGLGLADSAAQAQAQAQAAGLGGGYYGGGGAALSQAQAQAQAAGLGGGYHGIWKRHALYGLGLGESAAQAQAQAQAAGLGGGYYGGGGAALSQAQAQAQAAGLGSGYHGIWKRHALYGLGLADSAAQAQAQAQAAGLGGGYYGGGGAALSQAQAQAQAAGLGGGYHGIWKRHALYGLGLGESAAQAQAQAQAAGLGGGYYGGGGAALSQAQAQAQAAGLGGGYHGIWKRHTP